The Malus sylvestris chromosome 12, drMalSylv7.2, whole genome shotgun sequence genome contains a region encoding:
- the LOC126594215 gene encoding uncharacterized protein LOC126594215 encodes MDNENILNATQEPKGRRRKWEAFEEEVLLGVLEDFVARKQRCDTGAFKQGTLVEIAKAVNVLCPHSNIKANPHIESKLKKWKKTYSMVVDMINTSGFAWNDVKKCVEVDSDDAWQTYVQRNKEADGWRSKPFPLFDRFAYIFGKDRATGNVAETPAQMVEEQSHDHVGESDIGGDNFVSSMNQQSQQSTPSENSQRKRKRAVGSSSDGTEAIISGLKDFYVESGKRMQMVTEALVQGTADHTDIANELEAMGLSPMDQIDALSLILDKPKNVGVFRAIKPELKKVFVQKLLSDNASG; translated from the exons atggataacgaaaatattttgaatgctactcaagagccaaaaggaagaaggcgtaaatgggaagcatttgaggaagaagtattactaggagttcttgaggattttgttgctcggaagcaacggtgtgacaccggtgctttcaaacaaggtactttggttgaaatagcaaaagctgtcaatgttttatgtcctcattcaaatataaaggcaaatccacatattgagtccaagttgaagaaatggaaaaaaacatatagtatggtcgttgacatgataaacacaagtggatttgcatggaatgatgtcaaaaagtgcgttgaagttgacagtgatgacgcatggcaaacttatgtgcag agaaataaagaagccgatggatggagaagcaagccttttccactgtttgatagatttgcatatatatttggaaaagatcgggctacgggtaatgtagccgaaacccctgctcaaatggtggaggaacaaagtcatgatcatgttggtgaaagtgatattggaggtgataattttgtttcttcaatgaaccaacaaagccaacaaagcaccccatctgaaaatagccaaagaaagaggaaaagagctgtgggaagttcaagtgatggaaccgaggcaattatcagtggactgaaagatttttatgttgaaagtgggaagaggatgcaaatggtaactgaagctttagttcaaggtactgcagatcatactgacatagctaatgaacttgaagcaatgggtctctctcctatggatcaaattgatgcattgtctcttattttggataaaccaaaaaatgtgggagtgttcagggcaatcaaaccggaactcaagaaagtgttcgtccaaaAGCTTCTAAGCGACAACGCAAGCGGATGA
- the LOC126592276 gene encoding protein ANTAGONIST OF LIKE HETEROCHROMATIN PROTEIN 1-like, translated as MPPVYLLPRVNDNFFFSTPYVYLLPRVNDLVNLFFVFFFVWIDMDRRKLLLILLLEMSYLETICICTILVVMMLRGKQRHVERPTLTNRSLIRREISLCYLNGIIGNTDTECVNELRMDRRTFGILCDLLRQDGRVKTDGLVSVEEQVCMTLQILAHHTKNRSVGGRFYRSGKTISRYFNSVLQGILRLQGILLKVPQPVPIDSTDARWRCFKNCLGALDGTHIDVHVPEIDKPRYRTRKGRVATNVLGVCSGDMQFIYVFPGWEGSASDSRVLHDAISRPNGFKVAAGKTIT; from the exons atgccacctgtatatttgttgcctcgggttaatgataacttttttttttcaacgccatatgtatatttgttgcctcgggttaatgatttagttaatttgttttttgtttttttttttgtttggatagatatggatcgaaggaagcttttattgatcttattgttagagatgtcttatttggagacaatttgtatttgtacgattcttgtggtgatgatgctacgtggcaaacagagacatgttgaacgacccacattgactaaccgttcacttattagacgagagattagtttgtgttatctgaatggtataatagggaatactgatactgaatgtgttaacgaattgagaatggatagaaggacttttggcatattatgcgacttacttcgtcaagatgggagggtaaaaactgatggtttggtgtctgtagaggaacaggtgtgtatgactttacaaatattagcacatcatactaagaatcgtagtgttggcggtagattttataggtcgggaaagactataagtaggtatttcaatagcgtattgcaaggaattttgcGATTACAAGGTATCCTACTAAAAGTCCCCCAGCCTGTGCCTATTGATTCTACAGATGCTAGATGGCGATGTTTTAAG aattgcttgggagcattggatggaacacacattgatgtgcatgtacctgaaattgacaaaccaagataccgaacaagaaagggtcgagtcgcaactaatgtgttaggtgtgtgttcaggagatatgcagttcatatatgtgtttccggggtgggagggttccgcatcagactctagagtgctacatgatgcaattagtaggcctaatggttttaaggtaGCAGCGGGTAAGACTATTACTTAG
- the LOC126594213 gene encoding auxin transporter-like protein 2, which translates to MLAQKQAEEAIVSNDHEGKEDHPQENDEENTSMFNVKNFLWHGGSVWDAWFSCASNQVAQVLLTLPYSFSQLGFLSGILLQLFYGILGSWTAYLISVLYMEYRTRKGKENVNFKNHVIQWFEVLDGLLGPYWKAVGLAFNCTFLLFGSVIQLIACASNIYYINDHLDKRTWTYIFGACCATTVFIPSFHNYRIWSFLGLGMTTYTAWYLTIAAVVHGQVEGVTHTAPTKLVLYFTGATNILYTFGGHAVTVEIMHAMWKPQKFKSIYLYATLYVFTLTLPSATSVYWAFGDELLNHSNAFSLLPKNGWRDAAVILMLIHQFITFGFACTPLYFVWEKVIGMHDTKSICLRALARLPVVIPIWFLAIIFPFFGPINSAVGALLVSFTVYIIPSLAHMLTYRKASARQNAAEKPPFFLRSWTAMYVINSFIVVWVLVIGFGFGGWASVINFVRQVDTFGLFAKCYQCHPPKPPLAAAAPPLH; encoded by the exons ATGTTGGCTCAGAAGCAAGCAGAGGAAGCAATAGTCTCCAATGACCATGAAGGAAAAGAAGATCACCCCCAAGAAAACGATGAGGAAAACACCTCCATGTTTAATGTCAAGAACTTCCTCTGGCATGGAGGCTCCGTTTGGGACGCCTGGTTCAGCTGCGCTTCCAATCAA GTGGCGCAAGTGCTTTTGACACTGCCGTATTCGTTCTCCCAGCTGGGGTTTCTATCCGGCATCTTGCTGCAGCTATTCTACGGAATCCTCGGAAGCTGGACGGCTTATCTGATCAGTGTGCTGTACATGGAGTACAGAACCCGGAAGGGAAAAGAGAACGTTAACTTCAAGAACCACGTTATTCAG TGGTTTGAAGTTCTTGATGGGTTGCTTGGCCCCTACTGGAAAGCCGTGGGGCTTGCTTTCAACTGCACTTTCCTCCTCTTTGGATCTGTCATCCAGCTAATTGCTTGTGCAAG TAACATATATTACATAAATGACCATTTGGACAAGAGGACGTGGACCTACATCTTCGGAGCTTGCTGTGCCACCACAGTTTTCATACCTTCTTTCCATAACTATCGGATTTGGTCTTTTCTCGGACTTGGAATGACCACTTACACGGCCTGGTACTTGACCATTGCAGCTGTTGTTCATGGCCAG GTTGAAGGTGTGACACACACAGCTCCCACAAAGCTAGTGCTGTATTTCACCGGAGCCACCAACATACTATACACGTTCGGTGGCCATGCTGTTACTGT GGAAATTATGCATGCCATGTGGAAGCCACAGAAATTCAAGTCCATTTACTTGTATGCCACGCTCTACGTTTTCACGCTAACACTTCCTTCTGCTACCTCTGTCTACTGGGCCTTTGGTGATGAGCTCCTTAACCATTCCAAcgccttctctctcctccccaaAAACGGCTGGCGTGACGCCGCCGTTATACTTATGCTCATCCACCAG TTTATAACATTTGGGTTTGCATGTACACCACTGTACTTTGTGTGGGAGAAGGTGATTGGCATGCATGACACAAAGAGCATTTGCTTGAGGGCACTTGCTAGGCTTCCAGTTGTGATCCCAATTTGGTTCTTGGCTATAATCTTCCCCTTCTTTGGGCCCATAAACTCTGCAGTTGGGGCTCTCTTGGTTAGCTTCACCGTCTACATCATCCCATCTTTAGCTCATATGCTCACCTACAGAAAAGCTTCTGCCAGACAG AATGCTGCAGAGAAGCCACCTTTCTTTTTACGAAGCTGGACTGCCATGTACGTGATCAACTCCTTCATAGTGGTGTGGGTTCTGGTGATTGGGTTCGGGTTCGGTGGCTGGGCCAGCGTGATCAACTTTGTGAGACAAGTCGACACATTTGGGCTGTTTGCCAAGTGCTATCAGTGCCACCCTCCAAAACCACCACTAGCAGCCGCAGCTCCTCCCCTTCACTAA